The Papio anubis isolate 15944 chromosome 1, Panubis1.0, whole genome shotgun sequence genome window below encodes:
- the TMEM222 gene encoding transmembrane protein 222 isoform X2, whose amino-acid sequence MAEAEGGSPLLLPPPPPPPRMAEVEAPTAAETDMKQYHGSGGVAMDVERSRFPYCVVWTPIPVLTWFFPIIGHMGICTSTGVIRDFAGPYFVSEDNMAFGKPAKYWKLDPAQVYASGPNAWDTAVHDASEEYKHRMHNLCCDNCHSHVALALNLMRYNNSTNWNMVTLCFFCLLYGKYVSVGAFVKTWLPFILLLGIILTVSLVFNLR is encoded by the exons ATGGCGGAAGCGGAAGGGGGTTCTCCGCTCTTGTTGCCGCCGCCGCCACCCCCGCCCAGGATGGCGGAAGTGGAGGCGCCGACGGCGGCCGAGACGGACATGAAGCAATATCACGGCTCCGGCGGCGTCGCCATGGACGTGGAACGGAGCCGCTTCCCCTACTGCGTGGTGTGGACGCCCATCCCGGTGCTCAC GTGGTTTTTCCCCATCATCGGCCACATGGGCATCTGCACATCCACAGGAGTCATTCGGGACTTCGCAGGCCCCTACTTTGTCTCG GAGGACAATATGGCCTTTGGAAAGCCTGCCAA GTACTGGAAGTTGGACCCTGCTCAGGTCTATGCTAGCGGGCCCAACGCGTGGGACACGGCTGTGCATGATGCCTCTGAGGAGTACAAGCACCGCATG CACAATCTCTGCTGTGACAACTGCCACTCGCACGTGGCATTGGCCCTGAATCTGATGCGCTACAACAACAGCACCAACTGGAATATGGTGACGCTCTGCTTCTTCTGCCTGCTCTATGGGAAGTACGTCAG TGTTGGGGCCTTCGTGAAGACCTGGCTGCCGTTCATCCTTCTCCTGGGCATCATCCTCACCGTCAGCTTGGTCTTTAACCTCCGGTGA
- the TMEM222 gene encoding transmembrane protein 222 isoform X1, with protein sequence MAEAEGGSPLLLPPPPPPPRMAEVEAPTAAETDMKQYHGSGGVAMDVERSRFPYCVVWTPIPVLTWFFPIIGHMGICTSTGVIRDFAGPYFVSEDNMAFGKPAKYWKLDPAQVYASGPNAWDTAVHDASEEYKHRMVGGPGWHQHSPGWDQGGDSLAACPDQPFRCLQHNLCCDNCHSHVALALNLMRYNNSTNWNMVTLCFFCLLYGKYVSVGAFVKTWLPFILLLGIILTVSLVFNLR encoded by the exons ATGGCGGAAGCGGAAGGGGGTTCTCCGCTCTTGTTGCCGCCGCCGCCACCCCCGCCCAGGATGGCGGAAGTGGAGGCGCCGACGGCGGCCGAGACGGACATGAAGCAATATCACGGCTCCGGCGGCGTCGCCATGGACGTGGAACGGAGCCGCTTCCCCTACTGCGTGGTGTGGACGCCCATCCCGGTGCTCAC GTGGTTTTTCCCCATCATCGGCCACATGGGCATCTGCACATCCACAGGAGTCATTCGGGACTTCGCAGGCCCCTACTTTGTCTCG GAGGACAATATGGCCTTTGGAAAGCCTGCCAA GTACTGGAAGTTGGACCCTGCTCAGGTCTATGCTAGCGGGCCCAACGCGTGGGACACGGCTGTGCATGATGCCTCTGAGGAGTACAAGCACCGCATGGTAGGTGGGCCAGGGTGGCACCAGCACTCCCCAGGCTGGGACCAGGGGGGAGACTCCCTTGCAGCCTGTCCTGACCAGCCCTTCCGGTGCCTCCAGCACAATCTCTGCTGTGACAACTGCCACTCGCACGTGGCATTGGCCCTGAATCTGATGCGCTACAACAACAGCACCAACTGGAATATGGTGACGCTCTGCTTCTTCTGCCTGCTCTATGGGAAGTACGTCAG TGTTGGGGCCTTCGTGAAGACCTGGCTGCCGTTCATCCTTCTCCTGGGCATCATCCTCACCGTCAGCTTGGTCTTTAACCTCCGGTGA